One stretch of Bombina bombina isolate aBomBom1 chromosome 7, aBomBom1.pri, whole genome shotgun sequence DNA includes these proteins:
- the SLC35C1 gene encoding GDP-fucose transporter 1 isoform X2: protein MSMTLKRSNILRMALIGDTEGDLGKGSRESFLVKAMKIALVVMLYWFISITMVFLNKYLLDSPSLHLNAPLFVTFYQCLVTVVLCKGLNLLTHVIPPNVLEFPSVRFDLKVLRSVLPLSVVFIGMITFNNLCLKYLGVAFYTVGRCLSTVFNVILSYVLLKQTTSLYALLSCGVILGGFLLGIDQEGAEGTLSWMGIFFGVLASLCVSLNAIYTKKVLPAVDGSIWRLTFYNNVNACILFLPLMIVFGELHTLIHFDKLSELHFWGMMTVGGLFGFAIGYVTGLQIKFTSPLTHNISGTAKACAQTVLAVFYYEQTKSFLWWTSNLMVLGGSSCYTWVKGLEMKKVQAQSVQNGSEEKNDSGV from the exons ATGTCAAT GACCCTCAAGCGCTCCAACATCCTCAGAATGGCTCTAATAGGGGATACAGAAGGGGACCTGGGGAAGGGGTCAAGAGAATCCTTCCTGGTAAAAGCTATGAAGATTGCACTTGTAGTGATGCTCTACTGGTTTATCTCCATCACCATGGTGTTTCTCAACAAATACCTGCTGGACAGCCCTTCCTTGCACCTCAATGCTCCTCTGTTTGTCACCTTCTATCAGTGTTTGGTGACTGTTGTCTTGTGCAAGGGGCTTAACCTGCTCACCCATGTTATTCCACCCAATGTACTGGAGTTTCCCTCTGTGAGATTCGACCTGAAAGTTCTGAGAAGTGTTCTGCCTTTGTCCGTGGTGTTTATTGGCATGATCACCTTTAACAATCTGTGTCTTAAGTATCTTGGCGTTGCATTCTACACAGTGGGCAGGTGCCTTAGCACAGTTTTTAATGTGATCCTCTCATATGTCCTGCTGAAACAAACTACCTCCCTGTATGCTCTGTTATCTTGTGGAGTCATTCTGG GTGGCTTCTTGTTGGGAATAGATCAGGAAGGAGCAGAAGGCACCTTGTCTTGGATGGGCATATTCTTTGGTGTCCTTGCCAGTCTGTGTGTATCTCTTAATGCCATCTACACCAAGAAGGTCCTCCCAGCTGTGGATGGAAGCATCTGGCGGCTAACCTTCTATAACAATGTTAATGCGTGTATTCTCTTTCTTCCTCTGATGATTGTGTTTGGGGAGCTGCATACTCTGATTCATTTTGATAAACTGAGCGAGTTACATTTCTGGGGCATGATGACCGTGGGAGGCTTGTTTGGGTTTGCTATAGGTTATGTTACAGGTTTGCAGATTAAGTTCACCAGTCCACTGACTCACAACATATCTGGAACTGCCAAGGCTTGCGCCCAGACTGTGCTAGCTGTGTTTTATTATGAGCAAACCAAAAGCTTCCTTTGGTGGACAAGCAATTTAATGGTGCTTGGCGGTTCTTCTTGTTACACCTGGGTGAAGGGTCTGGAAATGAAAAAAGTTCAAGCCCAGTCTGTACAGAATGGCAGTGAAGAGAAAAATGATTCTGGAGTATGA